The stretch of DNA ACACTTTATGTCATAAACATTGGTGCTAATTTAAAAATACAGTGTAGAAGGTGGGGTTTGTGTCGAACATCGTCTAAAAAATAACAGTTGGTAGAAATTGAGAATTTAGTATTTATTGGGAAATATGGAAAATTAGTCCAAATTTAAGTCGACAGTGTTTAGGTTTCTGTGGCGACTGAACCTTTATGTACTGTTTAGTCCGTCTTTTTATAGGGGTAATTTTCTCTATTTATATAAAATGATTACTTATACCTAGTAGTATGGATATTAGATGCCGGTATCATCTTCACAGGTGCAGTTGGAAAGTAGTATTTTTCAAGATAAAGAATTCTCGTTTCCCAGTTAATGGTGGTATAATCTAGCTAAACTGTAAAACAATTCTGAAAATAAAGGAGAGGCTTAGACATGAATATTCCTTATAATGGAATAACGCCTAAAGTTCATGAAAGTGTATTTGTAGCACCCGGTGCGTACATAATTGGTGATGTTACGATTGGAGAAGAATCAACCGTTTGGTTTAATGCAGTCCTGCGAGGAGATGATGGGCCAATCAGTGTTGGGAAAAGATGCAGTATACAAGATAACTCCACCATCCATCTGTATGAAGGTTCTCCTGTAGTGATTGGAGACGATGTTACCATTGGACATAATGTTATTTTACATGGATGTAAGATTGGCAGAAGTTCAATTATAGGAATGGGTTCAACCTTATTAGACAGTGTCGAAGTCGGTGAAGAGTGTATCATCGGGGCAAATACTCTTTTAGCTGGTGGAATCAAAATCCCTCCCCGTTCACTCGTTCTCGGGTCTCCAGGGAAAGTAATACGTGAATTAACAGAAAAAGATCTCCAAATGCTCAAATATTCAAGCGATAACTATGTGCAAAAAGGCAAAGATTACAAAGAAATTTTAAAGTAAGGTTTTTGTTGAAAAGTCCAAGTTCGATTGGACTTTTTTTCATATAAAAAGGCAAGCATAGTGCTATGCTCACCTTTTATTACGACAATGCGAAACGATACTTTAAGAATACACTGGGCTTAGTCTAACTGGCTTCCTTAACAGATAATTCAATTTACATTGAACATTATGAAGTAAATAGGTTAACCTAATCCCCATAAGCATTAAAGCTCTTAGTATACTAAAGAGTATATTCAAAGTATATCCCTCCACATTGAAGATTAGTGTTATAGGATAACACTAAGTCTATTATCTATCTGTGAAGTATTTTTATTCAACGTAACCATTACTTCGTAATAGAAGTCTCTCCCAGCTGTGCAGTTCTTTCAGGGATTCGAAAGCTAAGAAAAATAGTTAGGAAACTCAAAATAAGAGCATAAAAAAAGACATTTTTCATCCCAACCGCCAGGGTAGCACCATAATTAATAATCACTCCCATGATTGTAACTCCAATCGACGTCCCAATATTTCTTAAAAACATTTGAAGTGAAGTCGACATTCCCTTTATACTGGGTTCAGCAAATTCTTGGGAAGCAATGGTTCCAAGAGCAAACAGTAAACCGAAGCAGAAACCTTGCATAGTTAAAATTAGAAACAAACCAATATACGCTATATCCTGGATAAATAAATAGAGAATTAAGCCGGAAAGTGTTGTTATTATACTGCCGATGATAAATAAAACTTTATACCCAAAACGGATAATCCATTTTCCTGCCGGGATACTGCCAAACATCCAGCCAATGGCAATACTTAATAGAATCAATCCGCTCTTATAAATACTCATTTGACTGCCTTCCTGCAGATACAATGGAATAAAGTTCGATGTTCCATAGAAAGATAGACAGTAAACTAACATGAAAAGATTCGTCGATAGTAATCCCTTGTTTTTAAATAAGGAAACAGGTAAAAAGGGATGTTGTTCTTTCCTTTCAACAAGAACAAATAGTATCAAAGCAATAACACCACTGATAATATACCAAGTGGGATTGCTCAAACTCGTTGATAACAATAAAAGTGTAATAGAAATGCCAAAAAGAAAGAAACCTTTATAATCGATATGTGTCTTTTTGTATACTGTTTCTTCTTTATAGGGTATTAAACAGAGCACTGACGCAATACCAATTGGGATATTGATAAAGAAAATCCATCTCCAAGTCAATGTTTCCACAAAAAACGATCCTAATATTGGCCCAATGATTGAAGATAAGGCCCATATCCCGCTAAAGACTGCTTGGATTTTCCCCCGTTTTTCAATCGTGAACAAGTCTCCTACAATAATCATCGAGAGAGGTATCATTCCCCCTGCCCCTAATCCTTGTATACCTCGGAAAATAATCAGCATTACCATAGAATTTGCTAAACCGCAAAGAATGGATCCAATCGTAAACAAAGTGACTGCGATGATTAATAGCTTTTTTCGACCGTACATATCCGATAATTTTCCATAAAGTGGAACTGTTATTGTACTTACTAACATGTAAATAACAAATATCCATGAGAACAATTCCAAGCCTCCAAGTTGATTAACAATGGTCGGACTTGCTGTTTGCATGATATTTGTATCAAGAGCTGAAATGAGTGTCGTAATCACAAGTCCTATAAACACATACTTATTCTTGCTCATTGTGGCCTCCTGGAGTTGACTATAATTACAAATTACTTGAAGTAGTAAAGTTACATCTTCATTATAGCAAACCTCAATTTTATGTACTTGTGTTATTGCACAGCTAATGGATAGACATTTCTTATTAATGGGGATACTAAACTATCCGATTTAAGTAGAATAGGAAGGTAGGAACAAAATTGGATGATAACATAATTGAGGTAATGGATGAAAAGGTAAAAGAACAAATAAATGTTGAAATAATGGGTTTGAAATTCACAAAAAACTTTCGTTCACCAACAGCAGAAGAATGGTATATATTTCTCCCTAGTTTCAATGACCCAGTAACTGGTGGTGCAGCGGGAAAAACGATTATTCATTACAATCTTTATGACACGAAGCACATTTTTATCAACACAACAATTATTTTTGATGATCCTGCTCTGCATAAAAGCAACCAACACCAACTTGTTTATGCACTTGCAGACGAAATTGTAA from Neobacillus sp. CF12 encodes:
- a CDS encoding gamma carbonic anhydrase family protein; this encodes MNIPYNGITPKVHESVFVAPGAYIIGDVTIGEESTVWFNAVLRGDDGPISVGKRCSIQDNSTIHLYEGSPVVIGDDVTIGHNVILHGCKIGRSSIIGMGSTLLDSVEVGEECIIGANTLLAGGIKIPPRSLVLGSPGKVIRELTEKDLQMLKYSSDNYVQKGKDYKEILK
- a CDS encoding MDR family MFS transporter, producing the protein MSKNKYVFIGLVITTLISALDTNIMQTASPTIVNQLGGLELFSWIFVIYMLVSTITVPLYGKLSDMYGRKKLLIIAVTLFTIGSILCGLANSMVMLIIFRGIQGLGAGGMIPLSMIIVGDLFTIEKRGKIQAVFSGIWALSSIIGPILGSFFVETLTWRWIFFINIPIGIASVLCLIPYKEETVYKKTHIDYKGFFLFGISITLLLLSTSLSNPTWYIISGVIALILFVLVERKEQHPFLPVSLFKNKGLLSTNLFMLVYCLSFYGTSNFIPLYLQEGSQMSIYKSGLILLSIAIGWMFGSIPAGKWIIRFGYKVLFIIGSIITTLSGLILYLFIQDIAYIGLFLILTMQGFCFGLLFALGTIASQEFAEPSIKGMSTSLQMFLRNIGTSIGVTIMGVIINYGATLAVGMKNVFFYALILSFLTIFLSFRIPERTAQLGETSITK